In a genomic window of Brassica rapa cultivar Chiifu-401-42 chromosome A10, CAAS_Brap_v3.01, whole genome shotgun sequence:
- the LOC103847122 gene encoding glycerophosphodiester phosphodiesterase GDPD6 isoform X6, which translates to MRAIEEGADFIESDILSTKDGVLICHHDVNLDDTTDVADHKEFADRKRTYEVQGMNMTGFFTVDFTLEELKTLGAKQRYPFRDQQYNGKFPIITLDEYIAIALDAPRVVGIYPEIKNPVFINQQVKWADGKKFEDKIVATLKKYGYKGSYMSKDWLKQPIFIQSFAATSLVYISNMTDSPKVFLIDDVTILTEDTNKTYAEITSDKYLDYIKPYVVGIGPWKDTIVPVDNNRLTTPTDLVARAHSRNLQVHPYTYRNENQFLHSGFHQDAYLEYDYWINKIGVDGLFTDFTGSLHNFQELTAPLPKLQ; encoded by the exons ATG AGGGCGATTGAGGAAGGTGCAGATTTCATAGAATCAGACATTCTATCTACCAAAGACGGTGTTCTGATATGTCATCACGATGTTAATCTCGATGATACAACTGATGTTGCTGACCACAAGGAGTTTGCTGACCGTAAGAGAACTTATGAAGTCCAAGGGATGAACATGACCGGCTTCTTCACTG TTGATTTTACTCTGGAGGAGCTGAAAACACTTGGAGCTAAGCAGAGGTATCCTTTCAGGGATCAACAGTACAATG GTAAGTTCCCTATTATTACTTTGGATGAGTATATAGCAATAGCACTGGATGCACCTAGAGTTGTTGGGATATATCCAGAGATCAAGAACCCTGTTTTCATCAATCAACAA GTGAAATGGGCTGATGGTAAAAAGTTTGAGGATAAGATTGTGGCAACTTTGAAGAAATATGGATACAAAGGCTCATATATGTCTAAAGACTGGCTAAAACAGCCAATATTCATTCAGTCTTTTGCTGCAACTTCTCTAGTTTACATTTCCAACATGACAGACTCACCAAAGGTGTTCTTGATTGATGATGTCACTATCCTAACTGAAGACACTAATAAG ACATACGCTGAGATTACATCAGACAAATATTTAGATTACATTAAACCATATGTGGTTGGGATTGGTCCATGGAAAGATACTATTGTTCCTGTGGATAATAACCGTCTGACCACACCAACGGATTTGGTTGCAAGAGCTCATTCACGTAACCTTCAG GTGCATCCATACACGTACCGTAACGAGAACCAGTTTCTGCATTCCGGGTTTCATCAAGATGCGTATTTGGAGTATGATTATTGGATCAACAAGATTGGTGTTGATGGTTTGTTCACTGACTTCACTGGAAGTCTCCACAATTTCCAGGAGTTGACTGCTCCTTTGCCTAAGCTTCAGTGA
- the LOC103847122 gene encoding glycerophosphodiester phosphodiesterase GDPD6 isoform X4, with translation MVVKCCLPLLLLSLLIAECASRPLYTLPSLAKAGTKKPLQTSRPFNVAHRGANGEFPEETAPAYMRAIEEGADFIESDILSTKDGVLICHHDVNLDDTTDVADHKEFADRKRTYEVQGMNMTGFFTVDFTLEELKTLGAKQRYPFRDQQYNGKFPIITLDEYIAIALDAPRVVGIYPEIKNPVFINQQVKWADGKKFEDKIVATLKKYGYKGSYMSKDWLKQPIFIQSFAATSLVYISNMTDSPKVFLIDDVTILTEDTNKTYAEITSDKYLDYIKPYVVGIGPWKDTIVPVDNNRLTTPTDLVARAHSRNLQVHPYTYRNENQFLHSGFHQDAYLEYDYWINKIGVDGLFTDFTGSLHNFQELTAPLPKLQ, from the exons ATGGTCGTCAAGT GTTGTCTACCGTTGCTTTTACTGTCATTGTTGATTGCTGAATGTGCCTCAAGGCCATTGTATACTCTCCCAAGTCTAGCAAAAGCTGGAACTAAGAAACCGCTTCAGACTTCTCGTCCATTCAATGTTGCACACCGAGGAGCAAACGGCGAGTTCCCTGAAGAAACTGCTCCTGCTTATATG AGGGCGATTGAGGAAGGTGCAGATTTCATAGAATCAGACATTCTATCTACCAAAGACGGTGTTCTGATATGTCATCACGATGTTAATCTCGATGATACAACTGATGTTGCTGACCACAAGGAGTTTGCTGACCGTAAGAGAACTTATGAAGTCCAAGGGATGAACATGACCGGCTTCTTCACTG TTGATTTTACTCTGGAGGAGCTGAAAACACTTGGAGCTAAGCAGAGGTATCCTTTCAGGGATCAACAGTACAATG GTAAGTTCCCTATTATTACTTTGGATGAGTATATAGCAATAGCACTGGATGCACCTAGAGTTGTTGGGATATATCCAGAGATCAAGAACCCTGTTTTCATCAATCAACAA GTGAAATGGGCTGATGGTAAAAAGTTTGAGGATAAGATTGTGGCAACTTTGAAGAAATATGGATACAAAGGCTCATATATGTCTAAAGACTGGCTAAAACAGCCAATATTCATTCAGTCTTTTGCTGCAACTTCTCTAGTTTACATTTCCAACATGACAGACTCACCAAAGGTGTTCTTGATTGATGATGTCACTATCCTAACTGAAGACACTAATAAG ACATACGCTGAGATTACATCAGACAAATATTTAGATTACATTAAACCATATGTGGTTGGGATTGGTCCATGGAAAGATACTATTGTTCCTGTGGATAATAACCGTCTGACCACACCAACGGATTTGGTTGCAAGAGCTCATTCACGTAACCTTCAG GTGCATCCATACACGTACCGTAACGAGAACCAGTTTCTGCATTCCGGGTTTCATCAAGATGCGTATTTGGAGTATGATTATTGGATCAACAAGATTGGTGTTGATGGTTTGTTCACTGACTTCACTGGAAGTCTCCACAATTTCCAGGAGTTGACTGCTCCTTTGCCTAAGCTTCAGTGA
- the LOC103847122 gene encoding glycerophosphodiester phosphodiesterase GDPD6 isoform X3, protein MVVKCCLPLLLLSLLIAECASRPLYTLPSLAKAGTKKPLQTSRPFNVAHRGANGEFPEETAPAYMVLHPFTKLCPVSLRPMYLLLQRAIEEGADFIESDILSTKDGVLICHHDVNLDDTTDVADHKEFADRKRTYEVQGMNMTGFFTVDFTLEELKTLGAKQRYPFRDQQYNGKFPIITLDEYIAIALDAPRVVGIYPEIKNPVFINQQVKWADGKKFEDKIVATLKKYGYKGSYMSKDWLKQPIFIQSFAATSLVYISNMTDSPKVFLIDDVTILTEDTNKTYAEITSDKYLDYIKPYVVGIGPWKDTIVPVDNNRLTTPTDLVARAHSRNLQVHPYTYRNENQFLHSGFHQDAYLEYDYWINKIGVDGLFTDFTGSLHNFQELTAPLPKLQ, encoded by the exons ATGGTCGTCAAGT GTTGTCTACCGTTGCTTTTACTGTCATTGTTGATTGCTGAATGTGCCTCAAGGCCATTGTATACTCTCCCAAGTCTAGCAAAAGCTGGAACTAAGAAACCGCTTCAGACTTCTCGTCCATTCAATGTTGCACACCGAGGAGCAAACGGCGAGTTCCCTGAAGAAACTGCTCCTGCTTATATGGTATTGCATCCCTTCACTAAACTTTGTCCTGTTTCTTTAAGACCTATGTATCTTTTATTGCAGAGGGCGATTGAGGAAGGTGCAGATTTCATAGAATCAGACATTCTATCTACCAAAGACGGTGTTCTGATATGTCATCACGATGTTAATCTCGATGATACAACTGATGTTGCTGACCACAAGGAGTTTGCTGACCGTAAGAGAACTTATGAAGTCCAAGGGATGAACATGACCGGCTTCTTCACTG TTGATTTTACTCTGGAGGAGCTGAAAACACTTGGAGCTAAGCAGAGGTATCCTTTCAGGGATCAACAGTACAATG GTAAGTTCCCTATTATTACTTTGGATGAGTATATAGCAATAGCACTGGATGCACCTAGAGTTGTTGGGATATATCCAGAGATCAAGAACCCTGTTTTCATCAATCAACAA GTGAAATGGGCTGATGGTAAAAAGTTTGAGGATAAGATTGTGGCAACTTTGAAGAAATATGGATACAAAGGCTCATATATGTCTAAAGACTGGCTAAAACAGCCAATATTCATTCAGTCTTTTGCTGCAACTTCTCTAGTTTACATTTCCAACATGACAGACTCACCAAAGGTGTTCTTGATTGATGATGTCACTATCCTAACTGAAGACACTAATAAG ACATACGCTGAGATTACATCAGACAAATATTTAGATTACATTAAACCATATGTGGTTGGGATTGGTCCATGGAAAGATACTATTGTTCCTGTGGATAATAACCGTCTGACCACACCAACGGATTTGGTTGCAAGAGCTCATTCACGTAACCTTCAG GTGCATCCATACACGTACCGTAACGAGAACCAGTTTCTGCATTCCGGGTTTCATCAAGATGCGTATTTGGAGTATGATTATTGGATCAACAAGATTGGTGTTGATGGTTTGTTCACTGACTTCACTGGAAGTCTCCACAATTTCCAGGAGTTGACTGCTCCTTTGCCTAAGCTTCAGTGA
- the LOC103847122 gene encoding glycerophosphodiester phosphodiesterase GDPD6 isoform X2 has translation MLNIENVLREFKVVFGGALRRNSQPWSSSVSFKASTMISSCRCFLCLLFFLCHFLVRFSVCSFAGCLPLLLLSLLIAECASRPLYTLPSLAKAGTKKPLQTSRPFNVAHRGANGEFPEETAPAYMRAIEEGADFIESDILSTKDGVLICHHDVNLDDTTDVADHKEFADRKRTYEVQGMNMTGFFTVDFTLEELKTLGAKQRYPFRDQQYNGKFPIITLDEYIAIALDAPRVVGIYPEIKNPVFINQQVKWADGKKFEDKIVATLKKYGYKGSYMSKDWLKQPIFIQSFAATSLVYISNMTDSPKVFLIDDVTILTEDTNKTYAEITSDKYLDYIKPYVVGIGPWKDTIVPVDNNRLTTPTDLVARAHSRNLQVHPYTYRNENQFLHSGFHQDAYLEYDYWINKIGVDGLFTDFTGSLHNFQELTAPLPKLQ, from the exons ATGTTGAATATTGAGAACGTTTTGAGAGAATTCAAGGTTGTATTTGGAGGAGCTCTTAGGCGTAATTCTCAGCCATGGTCGTCAAGTGTCAGTTTCAAAGCCTCCACCATGATATCTTCTTGTCGTTgctttctttgtttattgtttttcttGTGTCACTTTTTAGTGAGATTTAGTGTATGTTCTTTTGCAGGTTGTCTACCGTTGCTTTTACTGTCATTGTTGATTGCTGAATGTGCCTCAAGGCCATTGTATACTCTCCCAAGTCTAGCAAAAGCTGGAACTAAGAAACCGCTTCAGACTTCTCGTCCATTCAATGTTGCACACCGAGGAGCAAACGGCGAGTTCCCTGAAGAAACTGCTCCTGCTTATATG AGGGCGATTGAGGAAGGTGCAGATTTCATAGAATCAGACATTCTATCTACCAAAGACGGTGTTCTGATATGTCATCACGATGTTAATCTCGATGATACAACTGATGTTGCTGACCACAAGGAGTTTGCTGACCGTAAGAGAACTTATGAAGTCCAAGGGATGAACATGACCGGCTTCTTCACTG TTGATTTTACTCTGGAGGAGCTGAAAACACTTGGAGCTAAGCAGAGGTATCCTTTCAGGGATCAACAGTACAATG GTAAGTTCCCTATTATTACTTTGGATGAGTATATAGCAATAGCACTGGATGCACCTAGAGTTGTTGGGATATATCCAGAGATCAAGAACCCTGTTTTCATCAATCAACAA GTGAAATGGGCTGATGGTAAAAAGTTTGAGGATAAGATTGTGGCAACTTTGAAGAAATATGGATACAAAGGCTCATATATGTCTAAAGACTGGCTAAAACAGCCAATATTCATTCAGTCTTTTGCTGCAACTTCTCTAGTTTACATTTCCAACATGACAGACTCACCAAAGGTGTTCTTGATTGATGATGTCACTATCCTAACTGAAGACACTAATAAG ACATACGCTGAGATTACATCAGACAAATATTTAGATTACATTAAACCATATGTGGTTGGGATTGGTCCATGGAAAGATACTATTGTTCCTGTGGATAATAACCGTCTGACCACACCAACGGATTTGGTTGCAAGAGCTCATTCACGTAACCTTCAG GTGCATCCATACACGTACCGTAACGAGAACCAGTTTCTGCATTCCGGGTTTCATCAAGATGCGTATTTGGAGTATGATTATTGGATCAACAAGATTGGTGTTGATGGTTTGTTCACTGACTTCACTGGAAGTCTCCACAATTTCCAGGAGTTGACTGCTCCTTTGCCTAAGCTTCAGTGA
- the LOC103847122 gene encoding glycerophosphodiester phosphodiesterase GDPD6 isoform X1 gives MLNIENVLREFKVVFGGALRRNSQPWSSSVSFKASTMISSCRCFLCLLFFLCHFLVRFSVCSFAGCLPLLLLSLLIAECASRPLYTLPSLAKAGTKKPLQTSRPFNVAHRGANGEFPEETAPAYMVLHPFTKLCPVSLRPMYLLLQRAIEEGADFIESDILSTKDGVLICHHDVNLDDTTDVADHKEFADRKRTYEVQGMNMTGFFTVDFTLEELKTLGAKQRYPFRDQQYNGKFPIITLDEYIAIALDAPRVVGIYPEIKNPVFINQQVKWADGKKFEDKIVATLKKYGYKGSYMSKDWLKQPIFIQSFAATSLVYISNMTDSPKVFLIDDVTILTEDTNKTYAEITSDKYLDYIKPYVVGIGPWKDTIVPVDNNRLTTPTDLVARAHSRNLQVHPYTYRNENQFLHSGFHQDAYLEYDYWINKIGVDGLFTDFTGSLHNFQELTAPLPKLQ, from the exons ATGTTGAATATTGAGAACGTTTTGAGAGAATTCAAGGTTGTATTTGGAGGAGCTCTTAGGCGTAATTCTCAGCCATGGTCGTCAAGTGTCAGTTTCAAAGCCTCCACCATGATATCTTCTTGTCGTTgctttctttgtttattgtttttcttGTGTCACTTTTTAGTGAGATTTAGTGTATGTTCTTTTGCAGGTTGTCTACCGTTGCTTTTACTGTCATTGTTGATTGCTGAATGTGCCTCAAGGCCATTGTATACTCTCCCAAGTCTAGCAAAAGCTGGAACTAAGAAACCGCTTCAGACTTCTCGTCCATTCAATGTTGCACACCGAGGAGCAAACGGCGAGTTCCCTGAAGAAACTGCTCCTGCTTATATGGTATTGCATCCCTTCACTAAACTTTGTCCTGTTTCTTTAAGACCTATGTATCTTTTATTGCAGAGGGCGATTGAGGAAGGTGCAGATTTCATAGAATCAGACATTCTATCTACCAAAGACGGTGTTCTGATATGTCATCACGATGTTAATCTCGATGATACAACTGATGTTGCTGACCACAAGGAGTTTGCTGACCGTAAGAGAACTTATGAAGTCCAAGGGATGAACATGACCGGCTTCTTCACTG TTGATTTTACTCTGGAGGAGCTGAAAACACTTGGAGCTAAGCAGAGGTATCCTTTCAGGGATCAACAGTACAATG GTAAGTTCCCTATTATTACTTTGGATGAGTATATAGCAATAGCACTGGATGCACCTAGAGTTGTTGGGATATATCCAGAGATCAAGAACCCTGTTTTCATCAATCAACAA GTGAAATGGGCTGATGGTAAAAAGTTTGAGGATAAGATTGTGGCAACTTTGAAGAAATATGGATACAAAGGCTCATATATGTCTAAAGACTGGCTAAAACAGCCAATATTCATTCAGTCTTTTGCTGCAACTTCTCTAGTTTACATTTCCAACATGACAGACTCACCAAAGGTGTTCTTGATTGATGATGTCACTATCCTAACTGAAGACACTAATAAG ACATACGCTGAGATTACATCAGACAAATATTTAGATTACATTAAACCATATGTGGTTGGGATTGGTCCATGGAAAGATACTATTGTTCCTGTGGATAATAACCGTCTGACCACACCAACGGATTTGGTTGCAAGAGCTCATTCACGTAACCTTCAG GTGCATCCATACACGTACCGTAACGAGAACCAGTTTCTGCATTCCGGGTTTCATCAAGATGCGTATTTGGAGTATGATTATTGGATCAACAAGATTGGTGTTGATGGTTTGTTCACTGACTTCACTGGAAGTCTCCACAATTTCCAGGAGTTGACTGCTCCTTTGCCTAAGCTTCAGTGA
- the LOC103847122 gene encoding glycerophosphodiester phosphodiesterase GDPD6 isoform X5, producing the protein MVLHPFTKLCPVSLRPMYLLLQRAIEEGADFIESDILSTKDGVLICHHDVNLDDTTDVADHKEFADRKRTYEVQGMNMTGFFTVDFTLEELKTLGAKQRYPFRDQQYNGKFPIITLDEYIAIALDAPRVVGIYPEIKNPVFINQQVKWADGKKFEDKIVATLKKYGYKGSYMSKDWLKQPIFIQSFAATSLVYISNMTDSPKVFLIDDVTILTEDTNKTYAEITSDKYLDYIKPYVVGIGPWKDTIVPVDNNRLTTPTDLVARAHSRNLQVHPYTYRNENQFLHSGFHQDAYLEYDYWINKIGVDGLFTDFTGSLHNFQELTAPLPKLQ; encoded by the exons ATGGTATTGCATCCCTTCACTAAACTTTGTCCTGTTTCTTTAAGACCTATGTATCTTTTATTGCAGAGGGCGATTGAGGAAGGTGCAGATTTCATAGAATCAGACATTCTATCTACCAAAGACGGTGTTCTGATATGTCATCACGATGTTAATCTCGATGATACAACTGATGTTGCTGACCACAAGGAGTTTGCTGACCGTAAGAGAACTTATGAAGTCCAAGGGATGAACATGACCGGCTTCTTCACTG TTGATTTTACTCTGGAGGAGCTGAAAACACTTGGAGCTAAGCAGAGGTATCCTTTCAGGGATCAACAGTACAATG GTAAGTTCCCTATTATTACTTTGGATGAGTATATAGCAATAGCACTGGATGCACCTAGAGTTGTTGGGATATATCCAGAGATCAAGAACCCTGTTTTCATCAATCAACAA GTGAAATGGGCTGATGGTAAAAAGTTTGAGGATAAGATTGTGGCAACTTTGAAGAAATATGGATACAAAGGCTCATATATGTCTAAAGACTGGCTAAAACAGCCAATATTCATTCAGTCTTTTGCTGCAACTTCTCTAGTTTACATTTCCAACATGACAGACTCACCAAAGGTGTTCTTGATTGATGATGTCACTATCCTAACTGAAGACACTAATAAG ACATACGCTGAGATTACATCAGACAAATATTTAGATTACATTAAACCATATGTGGTTGGGATTGGTCCATGGAAAGATACTATTGTTCCTGTGGATAATAACCGTCTGACCACACCAACGGATTTGGTTGCAAGAGCTCATTCACGTAACCTTCAG GTGCATCCATACACGTACCGTAACGAGAACCAGTTTCTGCATTCCGGGTTTCATCAAGATGCGTATTTGGAGTATGATTATTGGATCAACAAGATTGGTGTTGATGGTTTGTTCACTGACTTCACTGGAAGTCTCCACAATTTCCAGGAGTTGACTGCTCCTTTGCCTAAGCTTCAGTGA
- the LOC103847123 gene encoding uncharacterized protein LOC103847123 has product MAKSAATAASSLVQTLRRYIKKPWEITGPCAHPEYLESVPKATEYRIRCPATIDQEAIVPTADPENVYNILYHARDQRRNRPPIRRYLLKKEDVVEMMNEKKTFEESDFPRVYLTTTVEEDENARGGGYE; this is encoded by the coding sequence ATGGCGAAATCAGCGGCGACGGCGGCTTCCTCCCTCGTGCAAACCCTCAGGCGCTACATCAAGAAGCCATGGGAGATCACCGGACCTTGCGCCCACCCGGAGTACCTCGAATCCGTCCCCAAGGCGACGGAGTATCGTATCCGATGCCCCGCAACGATCGATCAGGAGGCGATCGTGCCTACGGCGGATCCGGAGAACGTGTACAACATCTTGTACCACGCGAGGGATCAGAGGCGAAACCGCCCGCCGATTAGGCGATACTTGTTGAAGAAGGAGGACGTGGTGGAGATGATGAATGAGAAGAAGACGTTCGAGGAGTCGGACTTCCCTAGGGTTTACTTGACGACCACTGTTGAGGAGGATGAGAACGCTCGTGGCGGAGGCTACGAGTAA
- the LOC103847125 gene encoding syntaxin-132 has protein sequence MNDLLKGSFELPRGESSREGDVELGEQGNDQGLDDFFKKVQEIDKQYEKLNKLLKKLQAAHEESKAVTKAPAMKAIKKKMEKDVDEVGSIARFIKGKLEELDRENLANRQKPGCGKGSGVDRSRTATTLSLKKKLKDKMAEFQVLRENIQQEYREVVDRRIFTVTGQRADEDTIDELIETGNSEQIFQKAIQEQGRGQVMDTLAEIQERHDAVRDLEKKLLDLQQIFMDMAVLVDAQGEMLDNIESQVSNAVDHVQSGNTALQRAKSLQKNSRKWMCIAIIILLIVVAVIVVGVLKPWKNKNA, from the exons ATGAACGATCTTCTAAAG GGTTCGTTTGAGCTTCCCCGAGGTGAATCTTCTAGAGAAGGAGATGTGGAACTAGGGGAGCAAGGAAATGATCAAGGTTTAGATGATTTCTTCAAAAAG GTTCAAGAAATTGACAAACAATATGAAAAGCTTAATAAGCTTCTCAAGAAACTTCAG GCTGCCCATGAGGAGTCAAAAGCTGTGACCAAAGCTCCTGCCATGAAGG CAATAAAGAAGAAAATGGAAAAAGACGTTGATGAAGTGGGAAGCATTGCCCGTTTCATCAAGGGTAAACTCGAGGAGCTGGATAGAGAG AACTTGGCAAATAGACAAAAACCTGGGTGTGGGAAAGGATCTGGTGTGGATCGGTCAAGAACAGCAACAACACT TTCCTTAAAGAAGAAGCTTAAAGACAAGATGGCTGAGTTTCAG GTTCTAAGAGAGAACATCCAACAAGAGTATCGTGAAGTTGTTGATAGGCGTATTTTTACTG TAACTGGGCAGCGAGCGGATGAAGAT ACAATTGATGAACTGATTGAAACTGGAAACAGCGAACAAATCTTCCAGAAAGCGATTCAGGAGCAAGGCAGAGGACAG GTAATGGACACCTTGGCGGAAATACAAGAACGTCATGATGCTGTCAGAGACTTGGAAAAGAAACTTCTTGACTTACAACAA ATTTTTATGGACATGGCAGTTTTGGTTGATGCACAAGGAGAAATGCTTGACAACATAGAATCTCAG GTGTCAAATGCAGTAGATCACGTTCAATCAGGGAACACGGCTCTTCAAAGAGCAAAGAGCTTACAAAAGAACTCAAGAAAATGGATGTGTATTGCAATCATCATCCTTCTCATTGTTGTGGCAGTGATCGTTGTTGGTGTTCTCAAGCCTTGGAAAAACAAGAACGCTTAG
- the LOC103847126 gene encoding isoaspartyl peptidase/L-asparaginase 1 produces the protein MVGWAIALHGGAGDIPIDLPDERRIPRETALRNCLDLGVSALKSGKHPLDVTELVVRELENHPDFNAGKGSVLTAQGTVEMEASIMDGKTKRCGAVSGLTTVVNPISVARLVMEKTPHIYLGFDGAEAFARAHGVETVESSHFITPENIARLKQAKEFNRVQLDYTAPTPKLPEVSGDSQIGTVGCVAVDSAGNLASATSTGGYVNKMVGRIGDTPVIGAGTYANHLCAVSATGKGEYIIRATVAREVAALMEYKGLSLTEAAAYAVEQSGPRGCCGLVAVSANGEVAMPYNTTGMFRACATEDGYTEIAIWPKN, from the exons ATGGTGGGGTGGGCGATAGCGCTACACGGCGGCGCCGGAGACATTCCGATCGACCTCCCTGACGAGCGACGTATCCCTCGCGAGACCGCCCTCCGTAACTGCCTCGATCTCGGCGTCTCCGCCCTCAAATCCGGCAAACATCCACTTGACGTCACCGAACTCGTC GTTCGTGAACTTGAGAACCATCCAGACTTCAATGCTGGTAAAGGATCCGTTTTAACTGCACAAGGCACTGTTGAAATGGAAGCTTCTATTATGGACGGGAAAACCAAAAGATGTGGAGCCGTCTCTGGCCTCACCACCGTCGTTAACCCCATCTCTGTAGCTCGACTCGTCATGGAGAAGACTCCTCATATCTATCTTGGATTCGATGGGgcagaagctttcgctagagcaCAT GGCGTTGAGACGGTTGAATCAAGCCATTTCATAACTCCTGAGAACATTGCAAGGCTAAAACAGGCCAAAGAGTTTAACCGAGTCCAG TTGGATTACACAGCTCCTACCCCTAAATTACCTGAAGTTTCTGGAGACAGCCAAATAGGAACGGTAGGATGTGTAGCGGTGGACAGCGCTGGGAATCTAGCTTCGGCTACATCAACTGGAGGTTATGTCAACAAAATGGTTGGCAGAATCGGAGACACGCCGGTGATTGGCGCAGGGACTTACGCCAACCACCTATGTGCCGTATCAGCAACGGGTAAAGGAGAATATATAATCCGTGCAACCGTTGCTAGAGAAGTAGCTGCGCTTATGGAATACAAAGGTTTGTCTTTAACCGAAGCAGCGGCTTATGCTGTTGAACAATCCGGACCGAGAGGATGTTGTGGACTCGTTGCTGTTTCGGCTAATGGTGAAGTTGCTATGCCGTATAACACTACTGGGATGTTCAGAGCTTGTGCTACGGAAGATGGTTATACTGAGATCGCAATCTGGCCCAAAAATTGA
- the LOC103847127 gene encoding isoaspartyl peptidase/L-asparaginase 1: protein MGWAIALHGGGGDIPIDLPDELRIPRETALRHCLDLGVSALKSGKHPLDVTELVVRELENHPYFNAGKGSVLTAQGTIEMEASIMDGKTKRCGAVSGLTTVVNPVSLARLVMEKTPHIYLAFNAAEAFARAHGVETAESTYFITPENIERLKQAKEFNRVQLDYTAPTPKQPEIGGDSQIGTVGCVAVDSAGNTAAATSTGGYVNKMAGRIGDSPLIGAGTYANHLCAVSATGIGEYIIRATLAREVAALMEYKGLSLTEAAAYAVEQSGPRGTCGLVAVSANGEVAMPYNTNGMFRACATEDGYTEVAIWPKN from the exons ATGGGGTGGGCGATAGCGTTACACGGCGGTGGAGGAGACATTCCGATCGACCTCCCTGACGAGCTACGTATCCCTCGCGAGACCGCTCTGCGTCACTGCCTTGATCTCGGCGTTTCCGCCCTCAAATCCGGCAAACATCCATTGGACGTCACCGAACTCGTC GTTCGTGAACTTGAGAACCACCCATACTTCAATGCGGGTAAAGGATCCGTTTTAACTGCACAAGGCACTATTGAAATGGAAGCTTCTATTATGGACGGTAAAACCAAAAGATGTGGAGCCGTCTCTGGCCTCACCACTGTCGTTAACCCCGTCTCTTTAGCTCGACTCGTCATGGAGAAAACTCCTCATATTTATCTTGCTTTCAACGCTgcagaagctttcgctagagcaCAT GGCGTTGAGACGGCTGAATCAACCTATTTCATAACTCCTGAAAACATTGAAAGGCTAAAACAGGCCAAAGAGTTCAATCGTGTCCAG TTGGATTACACAGCGCCTACACCGAAACAACCTGAAATTGGTGGCGACAGCCAGATAGGAACGGTGGGATGTGTAGCAGTGGACAGCGCTGGAAACACAGCTGCGGCCACATCAACTGGCGGTTATGTCAATAAAATGGCTGGCAGAATCGGAGACTCGCCGTTGATTGGTGCAGGAACGTATGCTAACCACCTTTGTGCCGTGTCAGCCACAGGTATAGGAGAATATATAATCCGTGCAACCCTGGCTAGAGAAGTGGCTGCGCTCATGGAATACAAAGGTTTGTCTTTAACCGAGGCGGCGGCTTATGCTGTTGAACAATCCGGACCCAGAGGAACATGTGGACTCGTTGCTGTCTCTGCTAATGGTGAAGTTGCTATGCCGTATAACACCAACGGGATGTTCAGAGCTTGTGCCACGGAAGATGGTTACACCGAGGTCGCAATCTGGCCTAAAAATTGA